The genome window GGAGTTTCTTCTCGTTCGGGAGGAAACCTCCCCTCGCACTTCCTTCGTCACCCAATGGGCCTATGTTAATTGTGACACAGAAGCATCCAAAAGCATCCAAGCATCATCTGACTACATCAGTACGTTGCACTGTCTATGGCTCGGTGCCTGTAATTCACCCCACTCCCAGTTTCAAAACCAAGCCACGTGGAAGGTCCGAGGAAGATTAAAAGACCCTTTTGCATTTAAGGAATGGCATCGCTGGATTCTCCATCCCATCATCAGTGGTCCTCTCCAACGTAAAGGACCCGCCTTCTGGAGATCAGCAACACAGGAGACCAAATTCCCATGGCACTGTTGTCAGGTTCTCTCCGATAATTAAACTTGTGATCCTGATTCATTCCCCCTTACCCACAGAATCGTGAATCTTCAGCCTCTAACAAGCGTTAATTGGAGCAGCGACAGCACAGGAAAGCTGTTTCCCATATCACTCCCATGTAAAACTGTCATGTGGAATTTAATGGCCGTCCTAATGGTTACTTTCAGATCAACCTTAGCAGGACATGGGACAGGTGAAGGAAGCAACGAAGGAGAAAGCAGCTCTTATACACGATTTCGCCAGAGTGCCCGGCCAGCACTTACCACTTGGCAGGGTGTTGTATCTCGTTGTGTTGTTGCTATTTGTATTGCTGTGGTGATCCCTCTCTGGAAATGCTGTGCATTCTCTGCTCACCACTTCATGGGTTGGCAAATCGACCCTCTGCTGGAAACAAACCGAGAGCATGCCACTCGTTTCTGATCTCCTGTGCTATACTAAGGGTCAGACCTGGCAACGGTTCACTGTGAGGAGTTCATCAGTAGCCAAGGAAAGGTGAGACCTGGTTTAGTCTCATCTGCAATCAGCTGGAACCTGGGAATGACACATTGGGAATGATCCAGAGCAGTGGATTCACCAGAGAGGAAAACTCCATTCTTAGATTTTCTGTTCCTTGTCTTGGCCAAAATTGGGAACTCACTGCGAAGGGAATTGCAGGAAGTCTTCCATCTTATATTAGTGCAACTCCACCCACCCAGTGTCTCCATATTGCTGCTTCTGTTTGACCACAGAATGGTCTCTTCATCACGGTAAAGCTCCAATAGATTAAGCTTCACAAGCACTTAGAAGATGGAGCAAGAATCTAAATGTTCAGACCAGAGTGGGCACAAGGACACTACAATGGGGCAAACCCACTGTGCTGGTGCCCAGAGTGTAGGAAGTGGGCATGTGCCTGTGATTTCCCAGTGTGTTTCCAGTTTAACCAGTGTAACGAGGTTAATGCGAAAAGCTAGATACGtcctttaaattcattcttgggatgtgggcgtcactggaaaggccgacatttattgcctatccctagttgacATGACTGAGTGGCTTTGTGGGCCACTTCAGAGGCCCTTCAAAAGCCAATgacgttggtgtgggactggagtcacatgtggaccagaccgggtaaggacagcaggtttccttccctaaaggacattaaagaACCAGTTGTGTatttatgacaatctgacaactTCATGGTCACTTATTATTGAGACCTGCGTctttatttacagttttaaaaaaaaaccctgaatttctcaaactgccctggtgAGATTTGACCTTTATTCATGCAGTAACGTAACCACACAACACCCAAGTTTCTCCACAGCAAGACCAATATCAGTGCAGCTCTGTCAAGCTATAATGTCATTAATTGGGACATACCGTCTGCCGCGTGCCTCCTGAGCCTGCATCCTCTGTGGTGGTGTGACTGGACACCTGGCCAAATGGATCATCCATGTACGTGTTGGGAGTAGTGATTCTTCGCTGCAGCAAACCACTGAAAACAAATAAATTATCACCTCAAGGGAACACAGCAAAAGTTAACACCATCTCCTCATGCCTCACCACCCCAACGCACTTCATGCACACTCAgtggagatcatgactgatctgtgacctaattccatagACCCATAGCCTTTGCCCTATATCCgttaatgcctttggttaacaaaaatctatggaTAAAAGATTTAGGATTAACTTTTGCTCTAGCATCAActgtcatttgcagaagagagttccaaacttttaccaccccttgtgtgtagaagtgtttcctaatttcattcctgcaaGGTCTAATTTTTAGACAGTGCCCCCCCAGTCCTACATttgccaaccagcagaaataatttctctcagTCGACCCTATGCTGTTCCCCTgaattgaaaactttgatcaaatcaccccttaattttctaaattccagggagaacaaaccctaTTTGTGTACTTTCTCCTTGTCATTTAACCCTTGGagaccaggtatcattctagttaaTCTATGCTACACTCCCtctaaggtcaatatatccttcctaagatgtggtggccatatctgctcacagtgctccaggtatggtctaaccagggctttgcatggcttctaccccttgtattctactcttctagatataaaggctaacattccattatcctttttgattattttctgtacctgcccatgacattttaatgatctgtgcacatagacccctaaatctctttggaacTCCACTGTTTCCTGCATTTCACCATTTACAAAGTacgctgttctatcctttttagatccaaagtggatgacctcacacttgtctacattgaaatctatttgctgCAGTTCTGCCCATTAACTTAATCCctattaatatctctgtaattttatgcttccaaccACAGTGCTTACAATGCCCCTTATCTTTGTGTTGGTTTTAATTATGAATATTAGGATTACTCTGTGAATGAAACATGGAATTTAGCCAACAAGTGCCTGACTCTTCGCATTGTGTAAGTTTAAAACCAGAATACCCACTCCCTCTGCACTCAATCCAAATCTCATTGGAGGCTGCACAGATCCTCCCCAGGGCTGAGCAAAAATCAGAGGACAGAAATACTGGCTTAAGTGACAATGGAAAGAGGCTAAAAATACTACACAGAGATGGAGAAAACACAGACGTGTGAATATTAATGCTGAATTTCCAGACGAGCAATTAATATTTTAACTCTTTGTCTAACCTAACCTAAACATATTTCAATAATGTAATTTTAGTTAATCATTTACTGATTTTTTTTCATatccaacatggatatgaaattggctgagtgacaggaaacagagagtagtggctaatggatgcttttcagactggaggaaagtttgacgtggcgttccccaagggtcggtgttcGGACCATTGCTGTTCCTGATATGTATAACTGaccaagaccttggtgtacagggcactatgtcaaaatttgctgatgatatgaaacttggaaacatcatgaactgtgaggagaatagtgtagaacttcaaaaggacacagacaggttggtggaatgggcagacaggtggcagatgaaatttaatgcagagaaatgtgaagtggctcattttggtaggaagaatgcaaagagacaatataaaataaagggtacaattctaaagggggtgcagaagcagagagacCTGTGTGTATACGTGCAtgaatcactgaaggtagcagttaATACACCATACAGTATcatgggcttcattaatagaggcatagagtacaaaagcaaggaagttatatttaaatttgtatagaacactagtttggccttaactggagtattgtgtccagttctatgggccacactttaggaaagatgtgaaggcattagagagagtgcaaaaaagattcacaagaatggtttcaggaatgaggagcttcagttacaaggacagattgcagaagctgggactgttttccttggagaagagaaagttgagaggagatttgatagaggtgttcaaaatcatgaggggtctggacagagtaggttgaGAAAAACAATTCTCATTTGTGGGAGGATTAAGAACAAGATGACACAGATTtcaggcaaaagaagcaatggtgacatgagagaaagctttttcacacagcgagtggttaggatctggaatgcactgcctgagtatgtggtagaggcaggttcaatcgaggcattcaagaggaaattggattgttagctgaaaaggaagaatgtgcagggctattggggagaaagcgggggaatggcacgaagttaattgctcttttggagagccagcgcaaacacgatgggccgaatcacCTCTCTCTGTactataacgattctgtgattctgaaactgAATGGCAAGAGGGAGGGCATGAGGAAGACCGGGGATGTTACCCTCTATCCCTTCAATGTGTTCCGATGTCTCCACTAAAAAGTGAAGAATTGTTGACTAAATTCCATACTTCATTCATAGAGTCATGCTATCATTCATAATTAAAGTAACCTAATCAGAGCTAGGAGCGGGCAGTGACCCGTGCAGAGATTGGTGAGGGTTCTCTGACCTGACTTGGTTTCCATCTCTTGGAGCTGTCTCTGTTGCAGTCTGCAGGACAGTGTCTTCATACAGATGAGCTGATTCTGTGTCTGTTACACATCCTGCCCACAGGAGTCTGAGCCACCGGTCCCTGTCCTCAGGCGAGCTGGTCTACGGGAAGACACTGGTGTGAGCTCCACAACACAGTCCAACATACCCCACCCCTTTAAAACCTGCCGCCTTACATCCCAGTACTGTGACACTACCACACTTGGCCATTGAAGAGCTACCAGTAAGAATGGGGGAAGAAAGAGGGTGGCAGGAGAACCAGAATGTAACCTCAGTGCCCACTGTCGATGACTGCAAAGTGACCAGTCCTGGAGGTCGGAAAAGGATAGCCTTGGGCTTGAAGCGCTGAGGATCAGGCGAATGGGTGAGGCCTCGGATTGTTCCACACGCCAGTAAAGCTAGACCCCAAAGGCCATTCAAACTCAGGAGCATCTTACCTGAAGCACTGCCAGATCCTTGTGCTGGTGTGAGACAGTCAGCCTGTACTTGTGGGCTGTTTCTGCCTGTGTCCTGACCTTGCATCCTTGCAGGTCGACAGAGTAGTGCAACTTCCCAGCTCCGCCAACATCCTTATACATCAGCAACACTCGGTCCTCGATGTGACACCACAGGGTTTGCCAGTGGCTGTTCACGAGCACCTTTAGATAACCTGGCAGATCAGACAGAGTATTGTCAGCATGGGGACACATTCCTAATTACTGTCCCTCCTTCCCCATATCTGTGGCTCTCTGTTTTCAGAGCTGAACTACCTCAGGAACCCAGCCCCTGGAAAATGTTGCAGGTACATAAAATAAGTAGTAACGAATACAgaaaggaaatgcagcagcctatGTAGCAATgacattgagagagaatgagagagactccagaaaagtgcagtacagagggatctggatgttcttgtgcataaaacacaaaatgttagcatgcaggtgcagcaagtaattaaggcagcaaatggaattttggtctttattgctagggggttggtgtttaaaaatagggaagtcttgttacaactgtacagggtgttggtgaggctgcacctggagtactgtgtacagttttggtccccgtatttaagaaagggtatactggccttggaggcagttcaaaagagattcgctaggctgattcctgggatgaaggggttgacttatcaagaacggctaaacaggttaggcctttattcattagagtttagaagaatgaggggtgatcttattgaaacgtacaagattctgagggggcttgacagggtagatgttgagaagatgtttccactattgggggaatcttgaactcggggacacagtcacagaataaggggacactcatttaaaacagatgtgaaagaatttcttctctcagagggtagtgaatgtttagaattctctacccccgagagttgtggaggctagatcattgaaagtatttaaagaatggtagatagatttttgaaatatcggggagttgagggctatgaggagctggcacagaaGAGGAGctaaggtctggggcagatcagccacgatcttattgaatggtggggcaggcttgaggggccgaatggcctactcctgctcctatttcttatgttcttatgttggttGAGGAATTGACTCCCTTTCACCTTTCAGATGATTTCCTGACCGATTCCGTTCTCAGTGTCCCTACATCACACACTTTGTACAGCTCACGGGACAGTGTGAGACCTGCTACCATTACTCTCGCAATGTCTTCTGTAAATCACTCTATTGgtaaataaaaagaaagacttgcatttatgtagcgcctttcacgacctcaggaagtcccaaaacgctttacagccaatggaatacttttgaaatgtcgtcactgttgtaatgtaggaaatgtggcagccaatctgcgcacagcaagctcccacaaacagcaatgtgatgatgaccagataatctgtttttgtgatgttggttgagggataaatattgttcaggactcccctgctcttcttcaaaataatgccatgggacccTTTTCATCCATCTGGGAGGGCAAGTGTGGCCtcaagtttaatgtctcatctgacagtgcagcactcccctcagtactggcactgaagtgccagcctagagttttgtgctcaagtcctggactgggacttgaacccacaaccctcggactcagagggtgagagtgctaccaactgaggacTGAAACTTCGACCTTAGCATGTAATACTTTTATATAAAGTGTCTCTTGCATTGACGTCTGCAGCCAATGAGTTACTGTTGTTTtccaggcaaatgcagcagccagttttcacacagcaagatcccaagaaGTGTAATGAATAAATAACCAGTTTACAATGTTTTTGAtgatattgatcaggacactgggagaactccctgttctttGTCAGTAATGGCAAAAatagaaggaaagacttgcatttctattgcaCCTCGCCATCACCTCAGGACATTCCCAAAGCACATTACTTTGCATTAACCTATGCAGGCAGGTGGGGCCTGGTTAATGTCtctgccctccctcagtactgaatgcgTTCAAATAGATTTTGTGTCCACAACCATtgtgggcttgaacccacaaaatTCTGACTTAGAGAGTAACTACTGAGCTCAGCTTCGAGGCTGAAGTGCAATGAATGCAATGAGACTGGTTGGACAGACATTAGAAACTGCAGAGCGAGGCCTCACCTGTGTCTCGGGTGGCTGGACTGTCAGCGACCATTTCGCCTGTGGATCTCTCCGCGTCAGAGCCTCGATTACCCCTCAACACAGACTGCATGAAAGCACAGCACGTTATTTGGAAAGCTGGGTACACAGCCACAAGAAGTCTGAACAAAGCACTCTCACTGTTTTTTAGGCCCTTATAGACAAGGAATATCCCGATCTTTCACCAGTCAGTCCACATTAGCCAGAGGTGCTGGGAGATGTTAGAAGGAAATTTTAAATACAGGGAGAGAAATTGATTTTGGCCTGATGAGCTCCAGGCACAGGAAGAACTTGTATTCACATTTACATTAACCCCATTAGTTGTTCTTTATATTGGTACCGAACCCATCTGTGCCCTTGTCTTCCCAACCTCCCTTGGTGTTGGTTAGTCCTGTAACGTCATTTGCCTTACATTCCTTTTCTCGTCCTGATGAAAGGTCTCTGCTTGAAACAATAACTACATCTTGTCCTTTCAGAGGCTGACAAACTGGCTGTTTACATAGGATAtatagtgcagaaacaggccatttggcccaaccagtccatgctggcgtaTAGTTCCAGATTTTCTGTGTCTCTACAAGACCTTGGGGAAGCAGTGAGTGGTACCTTTATAGACTCACCTTGTTTGAGGCACATTTACTGTCCGTCCCAGGCACCTTTGGTGAATTCCATGGTGAAGCTCGGCAACAACtgctgctgctcacctcctcaacAACCTAAACACGGTGCAGTCAAAACAGGGAAAGCCAGTAAAACCGCTGCCATAGTCACAACTGAAAATCCAGTTTCGTTTAAGACCGATTCATTTTTCACATACATCATGCCTTTGCTTCTGTTTTCTGAACCTCCTCACGTCATTGACCTGGTCACACGGGCACCAGCAGCTCTCTGCTACCCGAGTCAAGCAGCCATTCTTCCCTGCACCATGATTGAGGAGTATGGGTGTGTCAAGAATTAAGGTAGCAACTAACTCAGCACAACCTGGGAAATCAAAGCTGGGCGATTCTGGCCTCTGCACGTTGCTACTCCACAGGTCAGTGCCTCTTCATTCTACACTCTCGGGCACTTTGAAGCCACACAAAACTGCACGTTGGTCAAACATATTGCCATATCCCTCAGCGTGCAACAGAACAAGTTTGTGACCTTACTCATGCTGTCACTTTTTTTTTGCAACAACTGAAGGAGTTCGTTGACACAGtaaccacaccccccgcccccacacctcccccattAGATCACAATTAAAGCCCGTATTCCAGACTTTTGTAACTTTAAACTAACTGAGAATATTGACAAATATTTTATCATCACGAGCCAAACAGGCTTCTGAATTATATTCTTATGCCAAACTGCTACTTAACAAAGGTTACTGTAATGGTTAGTTCCCCATAACAAGAGCTACTGTAGTATTTAGTCATGCATGCTATACTAGTGATCACGGTTACCGAACTAGTTAGTCCCCGTAACAAGGATTAATGTAGTAGTGAATCATTCATAACAGGAATTACTGTACTAGTTAGTTCCCCATAACAAGGTTTAATGTACTAGTCACCCATAACAAGGGTGATTGCACCAGTTAGTCACCCATAACTACAATTGGTGTACTGGTTAGTCACTCATAACAAAGGTTATTACAGTAGTTAGTCACTCGTAACCAGGGTTACTGTGTTAGTTAGTCACTGAGGCCTAACCGAGTTGAATTTCTGGTGCTAACACCTCCAAACCTTCCGCCAGTCCTCAGTCTGCTCACGACTCTGCAGCCCAAGCACCAGAGTCTCATTACTCGCTGTCGTAATCTTAAGCTCGTGCTGTATCTTCTTACTGCGTTTGAACTTGTAGGCAACACGGGATCCTTGCAGGCTGAGCTCCATCAGGGGATACTGGTCCTTCATACACTTATAACACTGCAGGAGAGGGGAATTAGGCGAGGTTAAGCACTGAAGAGCATGAGGTATTTACAGCCCAATTGTAGTGAGATATTTGACCCAGACACAAACCAGTCTCAGACTGTCAGTATCTACGGTCTATGCCCCGACCTCTAAACTACTGCCTCTCCTACCCCTGGGAGGATCAATTTAAGCTCATGGACTTGCTGTATAGGTCTCTCATGCCTGCCTCTGAGGCTATGATGGGAACTAGTGGTCTGTACTCTTTTCCCCCATTCTCATTTGTTCCTTTCTTTGACTTCCAGCCTAGGGACACATAagcccataagaaataggagcaggagtaggtcacatggcccctcaggcctgctccgccattcaataagatcatggttgacattctacctcaactcaactttcccgctcacttcccatatcccttaattcccttagttccTAAAAATCAGCCAatcccagtcttaaatatactcattgactgagcatccacaaccctctggggtagagaattccaaagattcacaaccctctgagtgaagacatttctcctcatctcagtcctaaatggccgatcccttatcctgagactgcgaacCCCTAGTTCTAGCCTCTCCAGCCCAGGGGAAACGTCATCCCTGTCCCTATCCTGTCAAGACTCTGAATTTTatgtatttcaatgagatcattttggtcttctgaactccagccctATTCTACTCCATCTTTCCTCATGGGACAACTGTCTCATTCAGGAATCACTCCAGATTGAATCATCTCATTCATCAGTGAGATAAAACCCAAAGAGAATAGAACCTACCCTGAAAAATGGGCAGCATTGGTGTTCTGGTCTGTTAGGAATAAGTGTTTCACACAGGGTTAGTGCACAAAGCTAACTTATTACTCACGTCAGTGTTTGGTCTGAATTTCTTATTAAGACAACTATCCTGCAGTGAAATATATCGATAGTCATGGAGATGAGTACTACAATCACTATTTACTTAAATGGAAAACTAGATGAAAGGCTGGAGCTCAGGATTCAGATCACcgccgagtgagtgagtgagggagtgagtgagtgtatgTGCAGTTGAGAGAGTGCgtgggtgagtgtgagtctgtgtgtacagtcagtgtagaGAGAAAAGGAAGTAGAGATAGATCACAATGCAGGAGAAATGAAAAAGTAAGGATTAGGACATATGAAGCCTGTGATTGtaagaggagagaaggctgagggcaagGGGAAGACTCAGGAGAGAGGGTAGGTGGGGAAGACTCTTGGGGGCTAGAGTAATCCATAGTATtggggatagaggaaaggatagagcagAGTGAAGAAAGGTGCCAGGACCCTTGATTTGAAGAAATGCACAGGATTGGTGTGCAGGAACTCACCATCAGAACCTGGTCTCTGATTAGAAACAACTGCTTGGTCCACTGTCCCAACCACTTCTTCCGCCACAGAAAGCCACAGATTCGGGAATGGGCCAGCGGCTGTGTGGGGGAGTCTGTGGGGAGCCAACGAAGGGAGGCCGTACGATTATTCCCAGGAACTTCCTCTTCTCCATAAGATTCATAGTGACTGCTGTCTGAGTCCACACAATCTAGAATCACATTCAGGTAACATTTGTTCAAACACAGACACCTGTAAATACAGTCACTCTCCCGGCGATCCCCTATAAATACTCACACTTCCTGGAGACCCCCTATAAATACTCACACTTCCtggggaccccctataaatactcacacttcctggggaccccctgtaaatactgtctCTCCCGGAGACCCCTGTTAGTACTAACAGACTGCCACtgacccctttaaatactgacacacccccaGGGACCACCCTTTAAATACAGATCCACTCCCTGGGGAATCAGTTCTGGGACAGTTGGACAACTGACCAGTTGTACTCTGTGATTAACCCTGAATGACTGTGAACTGATTCTGCTCCACATCTCAGGAAGTGACCATCCTGTAGAACACACGTACCCGCAGAGCACTGAGCAAGGAGGCTGAGCGGCTCTGCTTCCTCATAGGAATCATCAGCGTGAACCTCGTTCAGTTGGTGAGGGACAGGAGAAGCAGCAGCCTGTGTCTGTAAAGGGAAAGGTAAGAGTTAGAGGAGCAGCATCGTTGTGTGGGAGAAACAGCATCTACTGGGGTAAGGTTTGCAGTACGGGGTACACATTCTCGGAAGCACCAGGAATCCATCTCTTCGGGTTAGTGTGATCCCACGTGCAACTCCCTCACCCCACTGGTGTGCAATACGGAATTTACTCTCTTTACTCTCACTTTTCACTGTTTTACTGCTTATAGAGATTGAACCGGATTGCATCACTTTTGGAACCTTACACAGTTTTCACAGtatggaggccctccagacacacagtCAAAATGCAATGGGAATAGATAGCTGTGGAGGTCATTGTCAGGAATCAAGCCCTTAGGacgcagtgctgcaaaaagttcaatgacctcacatgagtagtcaagtgaatgcatcttcaaatgccatatttgaCCAATTGCACCATTCGCCTCACACCAACTGCTCAGATCACCACACCTCCATCCCCTCACCTACAATCAG of Heterodontus francisci isolate sHetFra1 chromosome 47, sHetFra1.hap1, whole genome shotgun sequence contains these proteins:
- the si:dkey-220o5.5 gene encoding actin filament-associated protein 1-like 2 isoform X3, whose translation is MNKQKDLDQLFSELQSFLKVLDTESLSCVAESKKESVAELLQELNGSPCTEQSGFTNETWNVLEIIEDTEDVSPCPALSDDFQTKLTQAAASPVPHQLNEVHADDSYEEAEPLSLLAQCSADCVDSDSSHYESYGEEEVPGNNRTASLRWLPTDSPTQPLAHSRICGFLWRKKWLGQWTKQLFLIRDQVLMCYKCMKDQYPLMELSLQGSRVAYKFKRSKKIQHELKITTASNETLVLGLQSREQTEDWRKVVEEVSSSSCCRASPWNSPKVPGTDSKCASNKSVLRGNRGSDAERSTGEMVADSPATRDTGYLKVLVNSHWQTLWCHIEDRVLLMYKDVGGAGKLHYSVDLQGCKVRTQAETAHKYRLTVSHQHKDLAVLQTSSPEDRDRWLRLLWAGCVTDTESAHLYEDTVLQTATETAPRDGNQVSGLLQRRITTPNTYMDDPFGQVSSHTTTEDAGSGGTRQTQRVDLPTHEVVSRECTAFPERDHHSNTNSNNTTRYNTLPSAFPETSFLKSWSDFEIKTSGAEKEPVRNQSTQTNKKDFKEAMDSLSERKTLPRLEEKIRRLEQAVYRAKERVKSGSELNLLSLSKTFKRASCGQTLALFSSNSETASPEVPIVSPILRRTASAKSSLRRTPSVTVVEKGRVLQKTKEWEMKASV
- the si:dkey-220o5.5 gene encoding actin filament-associated protein 1-like 2 isoform X1, which produces MNKQKDLDQLFSELQSFLKVLDTESLSCVAESKKESVAELLQELNGSPCTEQSGFMPAEDADYMFMSCVTLTENRSEMQLPANANETWNVLEIIEDTEDVSPCPALSDDFQTKLTQAAASPVPHQLNEVHADDSYEEAEPLSLLAQCSADCVDSDSSHYESYGEEEVPGNNRTASLRWLPTDSPTQPLAHSRICGFLWRKKWLGQWTKQLFLIRDQVLMCYKCMKDQYPLMELSLQGSRVAYKFKRSKKIQHELKITTASNETLVLGLQSREQTEDWRKVVEEVSSSSCCRASPWNSPKVPGTDSKCASNKSVLRGNRGSDAERSTGEMVADSPATRDTGYLKVLVNSHWQTLWCHIEDRVLLMYKDVGGAGKLHYSVDLQGCKVRTQAETAHKYRLTVSHQHKDLAVLQTSSPEDRDRWLRLLWAGCVTDTESAHLYEDTVLQTATETAPRDGNQVSGLLQRRITTPNTYMDDPFGQVSSHTTTEDAGSGGTRQTQRVDLPTHEVVSRECTAFPERDHHSNTNSNNTTRYNTLPSAFPETSFLKSWSDFEIKTSGAEKEPVRNQSTQTNKKDFKEAMDSLSERKTLPRLEEKIRRLEQAVYRAKERVKSGSELNLLSLSKTFKRASCGQTLALFSSNSETASPEVPIVSPILRRTASAKSSLRRTPSVTVVEKGRVLQKTKEWEMKASV
- the si:dkey-220o5.5 gene encoding actin filament-associated protein 1-like 2 isoform X2, which gives rise to MNKQKDLDQLFSELQSFLKVLDTESLSCVAESKKESVAELLQELNGSPCTEQSGFMPAEDADYMFMSCVTLTENRSEMQLPANANETWNVLEIIEDTEDVSPCPALSDDFQTKLTQAAASPVPHQLNEVHADDSYEEAEPLSLLAQCSADCVDSDSSHYESYGEEEVPGNNRTASLRWLPTDSPTQPLAHSRICGFLWRKKWLGQWTKQLFLIRDQVLMCYKCMKDQYPLMELSLQGSRVAYKFKRSKKIQHELKITTASNETLVLGLQSREQTEDWRKVVEEVSSSSCCRASPWNSPKVPGTDSKCASNKSVLRGNRGSDAERSTGEMVADSPATRDTGYLKVLVNSHWQTLWCHIEDRVLLMYKDVGGAGKLHYSVDLQGCKVRTQAETAHKYRLTVSHQHKDLAVLQTSSPEDRDRWLRLLWAGCVTDTESAHLYEDTVLQTATETAPRDGNQVSGLLQRRITTPNTYMDDPFGQVSSHTTTEDAGSGGTRQTRVDLPTHEVVSRECTAFPERDHHSNTNSNNTTRYNTLPSAFPETSFLKSWSDFEIKTSGAEKEPVRNQSTQTNKKDFKEAMDSLSERKTLPRLEEKIRRLEQAVYRAKERVKSGSELNLLSLSKTFKRASCGQTLALFSSNSETASPEVPIVSPILRRTASAKSSLRRTPSVTVVEKGRVLQKTKEWEMKASV